In the Harmonia axyridis chromosome 3, icHarAxyr1.1, whole genome shotgun sequence genome, one interval contains:
- the LOC123676661 gene encoding ATP synthase lipid-binding protein, mitochondrial-like: MFACAKLISPVARSALISNSKAYVRPLSSAISQSQSLLVQSPVVQQNQQKQPSLLAAVRQFQTSPVSRDIDSAAKFIGAGAATVGVAGSGAGIGTVFGSLIIGYARNPSLKQQLFSYAILGFALSEAMGLFCLMMAFLLLFAF; this comes from the coding sequence ATGTTCGCCTGCGCCAAATTGATCAGCCCAGTCGCACGAAGTGCCCTCATCTCCAACTCAAAGGCTTATGTTAGGCCATTGAGCTCTGCAATTAGTCAAAGTCAATCGTTATTAGTTCAGAGTCCAGTAGTACAACAGAACCAACAGAAACAGCCATCATTATTAGCTGCAGTTCGTCAATTCCAAACTTCCCCTGTGTCAAGGGATATTGATTCCGCAGCTAAATTTATTGGTGCAGGAGCTGCTACAGTAGGAGTAGCTGGTTCTGGTGCTGGTATTGGAACAGTATTCGGTTCCCTCATCATCGGTTATGCCAGGAATCCAAGTCTTAAACAACAGTTGTTCTCATATGCTATCTTAGGATTTGCCTTGTCCGAGGCTATGGGTCTTTTCTGTCTTATGATGGCGTTCTTGTTGTTGTTCGCCTTCTAA